From the Halalkalicoccus sp. CGA53 genome, one window contains:
- a CDS encoding DUF7410 domain-containing protein has translation MFRPISEPEFAIPDDERPASRCPHCERPFRTDRLADLHLGEVHSESCSEAERESYEEAYREESHDLFTFHAKVVVSLLLLYFGVSYTYAVVWH, from the coding sequence ATGTTCCGCCCGATCTCGGAGCCGGAGTTCGCGATTCCGGATGACGAACGCCCGGCGTCGCGCTGTCCCCACTGTGAGCGGCCGTTCCGGACCGACCGCCTCGCTGATCTCCACCTCGGCGAGGTACACTCCGAGAGCTGTTCCGAGGCGGAGCGAGAGAGCTACGAGGAGGCCTACCGCGAGGAGTCCCACGACCTCTTCACCTTCCACGCGAAGGTGGTCGTCTCGTTGCTCCTGCTCTACTTCGGGGTCAGCTAC